The Thermocrinis ruber genome has a window encoding:
- a CDS encoding Hsp33 family molecular chaperone HslO, translating into MLYRDLDQQTKEDLRNYFEERDYAVIAVPKEEPIRVYVIKADRVVETARRVHQLDPGSTILLGEWLLSALILSSLLKHGSPQKVLLKLSTPEYSLVAEADGMGRVRGFIGKGDPEGEETITVVKELRMGTPYTSIIPVVSKSIRENLLYYFEQSEQIKTALDLGVVLKEDGSVKHAGAYMIQTMGGTSPKVEELLLKRVRELPPYSQILSLGKRPEEFLEELIGDMKPRIVGLKEIEYYCPCNEEIAKASLSLLSMEEIEEILAEGPAEVVCNFCGRVYRFDRESLSM; encoded by the coding sequence ATGCTGTATAGGGATTTAGACCAGCAAACGAAGGAGGACCTGAGAAACTACTTTGAAGAGAGAGATTATGCGGTTATAGCGGTTCCCAAGGAGGAACCCATAAGGGTCTATGTTATAAAAGCAGACAGGGTAGTAGAAACTGCCAGGAGGGTCCATCAGTTGGACCCCGGCTCCACCATTTTACTTGGTGAATGGCTCCTGTCCGCTTTAATTCTCTCCTCCCTCCTAAAACATGGAAGCCCTCAAAAGGTGCTTTTGAAGTTAAGCACTCCAGAGTATTCCCTGGTGGCAGAGGCAGACGGTATGGGTAGGGTAAGGGGCTTTATTGGCAAAGGAGATCCAGAGGGGGAGGAAACCATAACCGTAGTTAAAGAACTTCGTATGGGTACTCCATACACCAGCATAATCCCGGTGGTTAGCAAGAGCATAAGGGAAAACCTTCTGTATTACTTTGAACAGTCTGAACAGATAAAAACCGCCTTAGACTTAGGCGTTGTTTTAAAAGAAGACGGGAGTGTTAAGCACGCGGGCGCTTACATGATCCAAACTATGGGTGGCACAAGTCCAAAAGTTGAAGAGTTGCTTCTGAAAAGGGTCAGAGAACTGCCTCCCTATTCTCAAATCCTTTCCTTGGGGAAGAGACCTGAGGAGTTTCTGGAAGAGCTCATCGGGGATATGAAGCCCAGGATTGTGGGTCTGAAGGAGATTGAGTATTATTGCCCCTGCAACGAAGAGATTGCCAAGGCGAGCCTTAGCCTTCTGAGCATGGAGGAAATAGAAGAAATACTCGCGGAGGGTCCAGCAGAAGTGGTCTGCAACTTCTGTGGAAGAGTATATCGCTTTGATAGAGAATCTCTGTCTATGTAG
- the rplN gene encoding 50S ribosomal protein L14, whose amino-acid sequence MIQRQTYCNVADNSGAKKVQVIGIPYAPRKYAVPGDVVTVTVKEAAPNSPAKKGNIYRAVVVRTKKEIRRPDGSYIKFDDNAVVLLNQYGEPLGTRILGPIAREVRNRGFTKLASLAPEVV is encoded by the coding sequence ATGATACAGAGGCAGACTTATTGTAATGTTGCAGACAATTCAGGTGCTAAAAAGGTTCAAGTGATAGGCATACCCTATGCCCCAAGGAAGTATGCGGTTCCTGGGGATGTGGTCACAGTGACCGTCAAGGAAGCAGCACCCAACAGCCCCGCCAAAAAGGGCAATATATATAGGGCAGTGGTGGTCAGGACCAAGAAGGAAATCAGGAGGCCGGACGGTAGCTACATAAAGTTTGACGACAACGCGGTGGTCCTACTCAACCAGTACGGAGAGCCCTTGGGCACCAGAATACTGGGACCCATAGCAAGGGAAGTCAGAAACAGAGGATTTACTAAACTTGCGTCTCTTGCACCGGAGGTGGTCTAA
- the rplX gene encoding 50S ribosomal protein L24, giving the protein MAAKIKKGDTVVVMRGKEKGKTGEVIKVLRKENRVVVKNVNFVKKHVKAIPGVREGGIYEFEAPIHISNVMLVCPKCGKPTRVGFRMVQEGDTLRKYRFCKKCGENIDLVRERVKK; this is encoded by the coding sequence ATGGCAGCAAAGATCAAAAAGGGTGATACAGTAGTTGTAATGAGAGGAAAGGAAAAGGGAAAAACCGGTGAGGTTATAAAAGTGCTTAGGAAAGAAAATAGGGTGGTTGTCAAGAATGTTAACTTTGTTAAAAAGCACGTGAAGGCAATTCCCGGTGTGAGAGAAGGTGGTATATACGAGTTTGAGGCACCCATACACATAAGCAATGTGATGTTGGTGTGTCCCAAGTGTGGAAAGCCTACAAGAGTGGGGTTTAGGATGGTGCAAGAAGGAGACACACTGAGAAAATACAGGTTCTGCAAAAAATGTGGTGAAAACATAGACTTAGTCCGAGAGAGGGTTAAAAAATGA
- the rplE gene encoding 50S ribosomal protein L5: protein MSVGTKYVPRLYQKYKDEVVPKLIARFGYKNPMEVPKLVKIVVNMGVGEAVKDIKYLERAMEDLRAITGQQPAVRRAKKSEAGFKLRKGMPIGLKVTLRKERMWDFLDKLISVALPRVKDFKGLNPRSFDGRGNYAFGIAEQIVFPEIDYEKVDAIRGMDIIIHTTAETDEEALWLLALLGLPIRSF, encoded by the coding sequence ATGAGTGTGGGAACCAAATATGTACCAAGACTTTATCAGAAATACAAGGACGAGGTAGTCCCCAAACTGATAGCACGATTCGGGTACAAAAACCCTATGGAAGTGCCCAAGCTGGTAAAGATCGTGGTCAATATGGGTGTAGGAGAAGCGGTCAAGGATATAAAGTACTTGGAGAGGGCTATGGAAGACCTGAGGGCTATAACGGGACAACAGCCCGCAGTAAGGAGAGCTAAAAAGTCCGAGGCAGGCTTTAAGCTCAGAAAGGGCATGCCCATAGGTCTAAAGGTTACCCTTCGCAAGGAAAGGATGTGGGACTTTTTGGATAAGCTCATATCCGTTGCCCTACCAAGGGTAAAGGACTTTAAGGGTCTTAACCCAAGGTCCTTTGACGGCAGAGGAAACTACGCCTTTGGCATTGCAGAGCAAATCGTCTTCCCAGAGATAGACTACGAAAAGGTGGATGCAATAAGGGGTATGGATATAATCATTCACACTACAGCAGAGACGGACGAAGAAGCCCTTTGGCTATTAGCCCTATTGGGCTTACCAATAAGGAGTTTTTAG
- a CDS encoding type Z 30S ribosomal protein S14 — MARKAKVAKDIKHFPKYEVRRKNRCPLCGRPRGFIRYFGMCRLCFREHALRGELPGVRKASW, encoded by the coding sequence ATGGCTAGAAAGGCAAAGGTTGCAAAGGATATTAAGCACTTTCCAAAGTATGAGGTTAGGCGGAAGAACAGGTGCCCCCTTTGTGGAAGACCTAGGGGTTTTATAAGGTACTTTGGCATGTGCAGGCTCTGCTTTAGAGAGCATGCCCTTAGGGGAGAGCTCCCCGGTGTAAGAAAAGCCAGTTGGTAA
- the rpsH gene encoding 30S ribosomal protein S8 — protein MDPVADMFSAIRNAIMRRKDYVDVPSSKLKEAILNVLQREGYILKWERLDSEEHRKGTQYKLRIYLKYADPKKTKSVIRGLVKVSKPGRRIYVPKHLVPHVRKGLGIAILSTDAGVITDHEARKLGKGGEVIAYVW, from the coding sequence ATGGACCCAGTAGCGGATATGTTCTCAGCCATAAGAAACGCTATAATGAGAAGAAAGGATTATGTGGATGTTCCCTCCTCCAAGCTAAAAGAGGCTATCCTAAACGTTTTACAAAGAGAAGGATACATTCTCAAGTGGGAAAGGCTTGACTCTGAGGAGCACAGAAAGGGCACCCAATATAAGCTCAGGATTTATCTAAAGTACGCGGACCCCAAAAAGACCAAGAGCGTAATAAGGGGACTGGTTAAGGTCTCTAAACCCGGTAGAAGGATCTATGTGCCAAAGCACTTGGTGCCCCATGTCCGGAAAGGTCTTGGAATCGCCATACTCTCCACCGATGCGGGCGTAATAACAGATCATGAAGCTAGAAAGCTCGGCAAAGGTGGAGAGGTAATAGCCTATGTATGGTGA
- the rplF gene encoding 50S ribosomal protein L6, which yields MSRIGKKPIEIPSNVKVNYTNGVLNVEGPKGKLSLAIHPDIKLSIENNHIKLERPSDAPFHRAIHGTMAALIRNMIKGVTEGYTVVLEIVGLGYRAAVKGNNLELNLGYSHPVVYPIPKDVKIEVKENKIYVSGVDKQRVGQVAAEIRAFRKPDAYKGKGIRYEGEQLRLKAGKAAGKGKGGKGK from the coding sequence ATGTCAAGGATAGGTAAAAAGCCCATAGAAATACCCAGCAATGTAAAGGTAAATTACACTAACGGTGTTTTAAACGTAGAAGGACCAAAGGGTAAACTCTCTTTGGCCATCCACCCGGACATAAAGCTGAGCATAGAAAACAATCATATAAAGTTGGAAAGACCCTCCGATGCACCCTTTCACAGGGCAATTCATGGCACCATGGCTGCACTCATAAGGAATATGATTAAAGGTGTAACGGAAGGCTATACGGTGGTCCTTGAGATAGTGGGTTTGGGATACAGGGCGGCGGTAAAAGGGAACAACTTAGAGCTAAACTTGGGCTATTCTCACCCGGTTGTCTATCCCATACCCAAAGATGTGAAGATAGAGGTCAAGGAGAACAAAATTTACGTCAGTGGTGTTGACAAGCAGAGAGTTGGACAAGTAGCAGCGGAGATAAGAGCCTTCAGGAAGCCCGATGCCTACAAGGGTAAAGGTATAAGGTATGAAGGAGAGCAACTAAGACTCAAGGCAGGTAAAGCTGCAGGAAAGGGCAAAGGCGGAAAGGGTAAATAA
- the rplR gene encoding 50S ribosomal protein L18: protein MAKLSRHERRERRHKRIRKKIFGTPERPRLCVYRSLNAFYAQIIDDTTGRTLVSASSIDRDYVQLTGKRGGKSIEDVQKVAELLVKKALEKGIKKVVFDRGGFLYHGKIKAFADKCRELGLEF from the coding sequence ATGGCAAAGTTAAGCAGACATGAAAGAAGAGAAAGAAGACACAAGAGAATAAGAAAGAAGATCTTTGGTACTCCAGAAAGGCCCAGGCTCTGTGTGTATAGAAGTTTAAATGCCTTTTATGCGCAAATCATAGACGATACCACTGGAAGGACGTTGGTCTCTGCTTCCTCCATAGACCGGGACTATGTCCAGCTTACGGGCAAGAGAGGTGGAAAGTCCATAGAGGACGTGCAAAAGGTTGCGGAACTTCTGGTTAAAAAGGCTTTGGAAAAGGGTATAAAGAAGGTAGTCTTTGACAGGGGTGGATTCTTATATCATGGTAAAATTAAAGCCTTTGCAGATAAATGCAGAGAGCTTGGTTTAGAGTTCTGA
- the rpsE gene encoding 30S ribosomal protein S5: protein MGGVSIEKLIDERRKEQNILEIQDQLQLEERLIYAKRTTRVTKGGKRFSFSALVIVGDRRGFVGFGLGKAREVPIAIAKAIEDGKKHIIRVPIVEGTVPHDVIGHYGPTMIKVMPARRGTGIVAGGAAKPIFELAGYTDVLTKILGSTNPNNVVRAVFDALLKLTTLEEEAKLRGISEEELRKRYKLYARV, encoded by the coding sequence ATGGGTGGTGTATCCATTGAAAAGTTGATTGACGAAAGAAGAAAGGAGCAGAACATTCTTGAAATCCAAGATCAGCTTCAACTGGAAGAACGTCTTATATACGCCAAGAGGACCACGAGGGTTACAAAGGGTGGAAAGAGGTTCTCTTTTAGTGCTTTGGTAATAGTAGGAGACAGGAGAGGCTTTGTGGGCTTTGGCCTTGGAAAGGCAAGGGAGGTGCCCATAGCTATAGCAAAGGCAATAGAGGATGGCAAAAAGCACATAATAAGGGTACCTATAGTAGAGGGGACGGTTCCCCACGATGTGATAGGGCATTATGGTCCCACGATGATAAAGGTTATGCCAGCCAGAAGGGGAACGGGTATAGTGGCAGGTGGTGCTGCAAAACCTATCTTTGAACTGGCAGGATATACGGATGTGCTGACAAAGATCTTGGGTTCCACCAACCCCAACAACGTGGTAAGGGCGGTCTTTGATGCCCTCTTAAAGCTAACCACCCTTGAGGAGGAGGCAAAACTCAGAGGCATAAGCGAAGAGGAATTGAGAAAAAGATACAAACTTTATGCGAGGGTTTAA
- the rpmD gene encoding 50S ribosomal protein L30: MGKLRVRLVRGLAGKPEKHIKAVKSLGLRKVGDERVLEDNPMVRGNIRVAHYLVEVEEVKDETA; encoded by the coding sequence ATGGGAAAGTTAAGGGTGCGTTTGGTTAGAGGCTTGGCAGGAAAGCCAGAAAAACACATAAAGGCAGTTAAAAGCTTAGGTCTAAGAAAAGTGGGAGATGAAAGGGTGCTTGAGGACAACCCTATGGTCAGGGGCAACATAAGAGTAGCCCACTACCTTGTAGAAGTGGAGGAGGTGAAAGATGAAACTGCATGA
- the rplO gene encoding 50S ribosomal protein L15 has product MKLHELAPNPGATKERKRVGRGPGSGHGKTAGRGHKGQKSRSGDRKLPSWFEGGQTPLHKRIPKRGFRSPNRVEYSVVNVKTLDRYFSEGEEVTPEKLLEKGLVKKGMPVKILGDGELTKRLVVKAHAFSQSAKEKIEKAGGTCEVIA; this is encoded by the coding sequence ATGAAACTGCATGAACTTGCACCAAACCCGGGTGCTACAAAGGAAAGGAAAAGGGTAGGTAGAGGTCCAGGTTCCGGTCATGGAAAGACTGCAGGCAGGGGACACAAAGGACAAAAGAGCAGGTCCGGAGACAGAAAGCTTCCTTCCTGGTTTGAAGGTGGTCAAACACCCCTCCACAAGAGGATTCCAAAGAGGGGCTTTAGAAGTCCCAACAGGGTTGAGTATTCGGTGGTGAATGTAAAGACCTTAGACAGATACTTCTCCGAAGGCGAGGAAGTCACACCGGAAAAGCTCTTAGAGAAAGGACTTGTGAAAAAGGGAATGCCAGTGAAGATACTGGGTGATGGAGAACTAACCAAGAGGCTTGTGGTGAAAGCTCACGCCTTTTCTCAGAGTGCTAAGGAGAAGATTGAAAAAGCAGGCGGGACCTGCGAGGTGATCGCTTGA
- the secY gene encoding preprotein translocase subunit SecY has product MIEYLKQVFAIEDLRKRFIYTLLMFAIYRLGSHIPLPGVDASALQDFFKSFQGTIFYLYDIFSGGNLSRMTLFALGVMPYISASIMMQLLTVAIPELQRLAKEEGDYGRYKINQYTRYLTLFVAFVQSMGIALWLRGQVSPKGIPLVPEGGVLFIITTVVALVSSTMFLMWVGDRITEKGIGNGMSLLIFAGIVAGFPNAIIRVYEMLRNGDLTPFAVVGAIIFVLLVTFGIVFIQEAERRIPVQHPRRQIGRQEVMGGSTYLPIKINPAGVIPIIFAQSLLIIPSTVLGFIQHPIAKALHDAFNPTTFLYNFLYVMFIIFFTYFYTAVLINPAEVAENLRKAGAFIPGVRPGQDTQKLLEGIINRLAFVGAIFLSVVAVIPVFVSFWLKVPFYYGGTTALIVVGVALDTINKIEAGLLQRKYTQFRRKVK; this is encoded by the coding sequence TTGATAGAGTACCTAAAGCAAGTCTTTGCCATAGAGGATCTAAGGAAAAGATTTATATATACCCTTTTGATGTTTGCCATTTACCGGCTGGGTAGTCATATACCCCTGCCCGGTGTGGATGCATCTGCTCTGCAGGACTTTTTTAAGAGCTTTCAGGGAACGATCTTTTATCTGTACGACATCTTCTCAGGGGGAAATCTCTCCCGTATGACCCTCTTTGCCCTGGGTGTGATGCCCTATATTTCTGCTTCCATAATGATGCAACTTTTGACAGTGGCAATACCGGAGCTTCAGAGGTTGGCGAAGGAAGAGGGAGACTACGGAAGGTATAAGATCAACCAGTACACCAGATATTTGACCTTGTTTGTAGCTTTTGTGCAGTCTATGGGTATTGCCCTATGGCTCAGGGGTCAGGTGTCTCCGAAGGGTATTCCCCTTGTGCCAGAGGGTGGTGTCTTATTCATAATAACCACGGTGGTTGCCCTTGTATCTTCCACTATGTTTTTAATGTGGGTGGGAGATCGGATAACCGAAAAGGGTATAGGCAACGGCATGTCCCTGCTTATCTTTGCGGGCATAGTGGCTGGCTTTCCCAACGCCATCATAAGGGTCTATGAAATGTTAAGGAACGGAGACCTTACACCCTTTGCGGTGGTGGGCGCCATCATTTTCGTATTGCTGGTGACCTTTGGCATAGTCTTTATACAGGAGGCAGAAAGGAGAATTCCCGTACAGCATCCAAGAAGGCAAATAGGCAGGCAGGAGGTAATGGGTGGTTCCACTTACTTACCCATAAAGATCAACCCCGCGGGCGTTATACCTATCATTTTTGCCCAGTCTTTGCTCATAATCCCATCTACCGTGCTTGGTTTTATCCAGCATCCCATTGCCAAAGCACTGCACGATGCCTTCAATCCAACCACGTTCCTTTACAACTTTCTGTATGTTATGTTTATAATCTTTTTCACGTACTTCTATACTGCGGTTTTGATAAACCCGGCAGAGGTGGCTGAAAACTTAAGAAAAGCGGGTGCCTTTATCCCGGGGGTAAGACCGGGGCAAGACACCCAAAAGCTTTTGGAAGGGATAATAAACAGGCTTGCCTTTGTGGGTGCCATATTCTTAAGCGTAGTGGCTGTTATTCCTGTTTTTGTTAGCTTTTGGTTGAAAGTGCCCTTCTATTATGGAGGAACAACTGCTCTAATCGTGGTGGGCGTAGCCCTTGATACCATAAACAAAATAGAGGCGGGCTTACTTCAGAGAAAATACACCCAATTCAGGAGGAAGGTAAAGTGA
- a CDS encoding adenylate kinase translates to MILVFLGPPGAGKGTQAKLLSQRMGFLHLSTGDLLREAVKNQTPLGKKAKEYMDRGELVPDELIVQLIEETMPKDGNVILDGFPRTVNQALALEEMLKDKGEKISKVLFFDVPDEVIIDRLSGRRVCSKCGAVYHVKYNPPKVEGVCDLCGGTLVQRDDDKEEVVKKRLEVYRKQTQPLIEFYQEKGIIYKLDAGKGVEELFEEVKGLVRDG, encoded by the coding sequence GTGATTTTAGTCTTTTTGGGACCACCCGGCGCGGGTAAGGGCACTCAGGCTAAGCTTTTGTCCCAAAGGATGGGGTTTTTACACCTATCCACCGGCGACCTCCTGAGGGAAGCGGTAAAGAACCAAACACCCTTGGGGAAGAAGGCTAAGGAATACATGGATAGGGGTGAATTGGTACCCGATGAACTCATAGTTCAGCTCATAGAGGAAACCATGCCCAAAGATGGCAACGTGATCTTGGACGGATTTCCAAGAACTGTCAATCAAGCCCTAGCTTTAGAAGAGATGTTAAAAGATAAAGGTGAAAAGATTTCAAAGGTTCTATTTTTTGATGTTCCCGATGAGGTAATAATAGACAGGCTATCGGGCAGGAGGGTGTGTTCAAAGTGCGGTGCGGTCTATCATGTGAAATACAATCCACCCAAGGTTGAAGGAGTATGCGACCTATGCGGTGGTACTCTGGTGCAAAGGGATGATGACAAAGAGGAAGTTGTAAAAAAGCGCCTTGAGGTTTATAGGAAGCAGACCCAACCCCTTATTGAATTTTATCAGGAAAAAGGTATAATATATAAGTTAGATGCAGGAAAAGGAGTTGAAGAGCTCTTTGAGGAGGTTAAGGGTCTCGTAAGGGATGGCTGA
- the map gene encoding type I methionyl aminopeptidase, with protein sequence MAEKTQLELYSLKELDKIKRACDVVVEVLETVAEYVKPGVSTAELDLIAREEVKKRGARPAFLNYRPPFSKLSYPAALCVSVNSAVVHGLPKKDQIIKEGDIVSLDFGAILDGYAGDSAITVPVGKIDPDKERLLKATKEALEEAVKACVPGNFLSDITKAIKRVADKYGVYPVKNLGGHGIGRKVHEPPFVPNHMEDFKHERDMKLRAGMVLAIEPMLALGTSEITHNGDQWTVLTADGSPAAHYEYVVAITKDGPIVLTQFTKGVF encoded by the coding sequence ATGGCTGAAAAGACACAGTTGGAACTTTACTCTTTAAAGGAACTGGATAAGATCAAAAGGGCTTGCGATGTGGTGGTGGAAGTTTTGGAGACGGTGGCAGAGTATGTAAAGCCGGGAGTATCTACAGCAGAGCTTGACCTTATCGCACGGGAAGAGGTAAAAAAAAGAGGGGCAAGACCAGCCTTTCTCAACTATAGACCTCCCTTTAGTAAACTTTCTTACCCGGCCGCTTTGTGCGTTTCTGTGAATTCTGCGGTGGTGCATGGTCTGCCAAAGAAGGATCAGATCATAAAAGAGGGAGATATAGTCAGCTTGGATTTTGGTGCCATCCTTGATGGATATGCGGGCGATTCTGCCATTACAGTGCCCGTGGGAAAGATAGACCCCGATAAGGAGAGACTGCTAAAAGCCACCAAAGAAGCCCTTGAGGAGGCGGTAAAGGCTTGCGTACCCGGAAACTTTCTGTCGGATATCACTAAAGCCATAAAGAGAGTTGCGGACAAATACGGTGTTTATCCTGTAAAGAACCTGGGAGGGCACGGTATAGGAAGGAAGGTGCACGAGCCTCCCTTTGTGCCAAACCACATGGAGGATTTTAAACACGAAAGGGATATGAAACTGCGCGCAGGCATGGTGCTTGCCATAGAACCCATGCTTGCCCTTGGTACCTCCGAGATTACCCATAATGGGGATCAATGGACTGTTTTGACTGCAGACGGAAGCCCAGCTGCTCACTATGAATATGTGGTAGCAATAACCAAGGATGGTCCAATTGTTTTAACCCAATTTACCAAGGGGGTTTTTTGA
- the infA gene encoding translation initiation factor IF-1 — translation MAKKKDQEKYKEKGIVLEGTVEEALPNAMFRVKLDTGHTVLAHVSGKMRVHFIRILPGDRVKVELSPYDLTRGRIIYRE, via the coding sequence ATGGCTAAGAAGAAAGACCAAGAGAAATATAAAGAAAAGGGAATTGTCCTTGAGGGAACAGTAGAGGAGGCGTTGCCCAACGCCATGTTTAGGGTAAAGTTAGACACGGGACATACAGTGTTGGCTCACGTGTCTGGAAAGATGAGGGTACACTTTATAAGGATCCTACCAGGAGACCGGGTAAAGGTGGAGCTATCACCTTATGACCTAACCAGAGGAAGGATCATATACAGAGAATAA
- the rpmJ gene encoding 50S ribosomal protein L36 — translation MKVRPSVKPICTKCKIIRRKGRVMVICENPKHKQRQGN, via the coding sequence ATGAAGGTAAGACCCTCTGTAAAACCTATATGTACCAAATGCAAGATCATAAGAAGAAAAGGCAGGGTTATGGTTATATGCGAGAACCCAAAGCACAAACAAAGACAGGGTAACTAA
- the rpsM gene encoding 30S ribosomal protein S13, with product MARIAGVDLPDHKKLEVALTYLYGIGWSRAREICEKTGIPCTKRLGELTPDELNTIRKFIEQNYKVEGDLRREVQLNIKKLIDIGCYRGIRHAKGLPVRGQQTRTNARTRKGKRKTVGGTKKKVAK from the coding sequence ATGGCAAGGATAGCGGGCGTAGACCTACCAGACCATAAGAAGTTGGAAGTAGCCCTCACTTACCTTTATGGCATAGGATGGTCCAGGGCAAGGGAGATATGCGAAAAAACGGGCATACCCTGTACGAAGCGTTTGGGTGAGCTAACTCCCGATGAGCTTAACACCATAAGGAAATTCATAGAACAAAATTACAAGGTGGAAGGAGACCTAAGAAGAGAGGTACAGTTGAACATAAAAAAATTAATAGACATAGGCTGTTATAGAGGTATAAGACACGCAAAAGGTCTTCCTGTAAGAGGACAACAAACAAGGACCAACGCAAGGACAAGGAAGGGTAAAAGGAAAACAGTTGGTGGTACTAAAAAGAAGGTAGCTAAGTAA
- the rpsK gene encoding 30S ribosomal protein S11 → MAKKKQGAKKQKRIVTQGIVHILSTFNNTIVNITDMQGNTLVWESGGTVGFKGTRKSTPYAAQLAAQKAVKRAMQEYGLQEAEVWIKGAGAGRESALKAVYAAGLKITKIRDVTPLPHNGCRPPAKRRV, encoded by the coding sequence ATGGCAAAGAAAAAGCAAGGCGCAAAGAAACAGAAGAGAATTGTAACGCAGGGTATAGTTCATATTCTTAGCACCTTTAACAACACCATAGTGAACATAACGGATATGCAAGGTAATACTTTGGTCTGGGAAAGCGGTGGTACGGTTGGTTTTAAGGGTACCAGAAAGAGCACTCCTTACGCCGCACAGCTTGCAGCCCAAAAGGCAGTGAAGAGGGCTATGCAAGAGTACGGGTTGCAGGAGGCGGAAGTGTGGATCAAAGGAGCGGGTGCAGGAAGAGAGTCAGCCCTGAAGGCGGTCTATGCAGCAGGATTGAAGATAACCAAGATAAGGGATGTAACTCCTCTACCCCACAATGGGTGCAGACCACCCGCAAAAAGGAGGGTATGA
- the rpsD gene encoding 30S ribosomal protein S4, with protein MGRYIGPWVRIDRRFGVVVSGKKSAPKILSKRNFPPGQHGRVKGRKRKLTEYGLRLMEKQKLKFLYGGIREKQFKKYFDMASKSKGNTGQVLLQLLERRLDNVVYRLGFACTRRQARQFVVHGHILVNGKKVNIPSYLVSVGDVIEVKPSSRDIPQIKENLENKDPRSVPVWLELDKENFRGKVIDLPKDIQLEIPINLQYVIEFYSRV; from the coding sequence ATGGGTAGGTACATAGGTCCTTGGGTAAGGATAGACAGAAGGTTCGGTGTGGTAGTATCAGGTAAGAAAAGTGCTCCCAAGATTTTGAGCAAGAGAAACTTTCCACCTGGACAACATGGTAGGGTAAAAGGAAGAAAGAGGAAGCTCACCGAATACGGACTAAGACTTATGGAAAAGCAAAAGCTAAAGTTCCTCTACGGTGGCATAAGGGAAAAACAGTTCAAAAAGTATTTTGACATGGCATCCAAGTCAAAGGGCAACACTGGTCAAGTTCTTCTCCAGCTTTTGGAGAGAAGGCTGGATAACGTGGTCTATAGGCTCGGATTTGCGTGCACCAGAAGGCAAGCAAGGCAGTTTGTGGTGCACGGCCACATTTTAGTAAATGGCAAGAAGGTTAACATTCCCTCTTACTTGGTTTCTGTGGGAGACGTAATAGAGGTCAAGCCTTCCTCTCGGGACATCCCTCAAATAAAGGAGAACTTGGAGAACAAAGACCCAAGGAGTGTGCCTGTGTGGTTGGAACTTGACAAGGAGAACTTTAGAGGAAAGGTTATAGACCTGCCCAAGGATATTCAGCTGGAGATCCCGATCAATTTGCAATACGTGATAGAGTTTTACTCAAGGGTTTAA